CAAAATGTGGGGACATTGGGCATCACGGGATGCAGCGAGGGCATagcagagcactgggaaaggCGAGGGGGGCACGCACATAAATAACAGCTGGGGTTTGGAGCAAGGGTGATAAATGGGAACGCTGCGATCCCTCGGGAATTATTAACGGTGGGGGAGGCTGAAACCTTGGCTTTGCCCCAGGAGCCGGAGAAAGGCGCTGGGTGGGAGCAAGGCAGGGGGAACAGATGGCTGGGGGAGGCCCGGGGGTCCAGCAGGAGCGGGGGCTCTCCATCCCCGGAGGGAGGGGGTGAGCTACAGCAGCTACatctgccccagcacacagctgggatgggtgGGGGGAGACTCCCCGTGCccttctcctgcctggagcCCCTCAGGtggctccagccacagctccaggtggCCACCGCTGAGTATTGACCCATTGCTATCTCAGCTCCCACCTTATcagggcaggagccagctctgggcaccagCACCTGCCCCATTAATCTTCCCCCTGTCCCACAGGCGTGAGGTCCTGGTGCCTCAAACAACCTGCTTGGGCTTGGGCCCTGGTGCCTGGCACCTGGGATGATGGATTGGTACCTGGAAGATGACAGGAAGAGggtttctcttttccccttcagCCCCTACCCTGGAGAGGGGACCACCCTTTATACCAGGGCATATTGGTGGCAacttttcccactgaaatttgTGTGCTGCAGACTGAGGTGGTGCCTTGAAGAGAGGAAACGAGCTCCACTTGTGAAcgcagggtgggaaggaggagagagatAATTTCCCTGCAGTTTCGAGCTGAAATTACAAGCTGAAACCATCCACAGCCATGCCAGGCAGAGCTCCACACAGTCCAGGCAAAATCACGCCTGAGGCCCCAGGAAAATGAGGTAAAGCCtcacagctctggctggaaCGAAAACAAAAGGCAGCGATTCTTcatggctgcagctgcacaacCCCTGGCTTCAAGGGTTAAATGCAGTCAGAAATATCAGTGGGGACCATTAAGCACGAAACTTCTGTTTGCCCCTCATACAGAAGGGAGAGAAGCTTTGACTAGGCAGAATCCCCAGCGATGATGGCGTGGCTGAGGTGATTCCAAATGTCTCATCCCCAGCCTTCTGCTCTCGCCCGTGGCCCAGTAAACGCTGCTGTGGGGGTGAATGGAGCTTAGAGGGGTAGAAAATTCCTACTGGGAAAACTGCTGCTTGTCCCAACACAGGTTTTCTAGGGACATTCCAGGTAAGAGAATAACTAGGGAGGCAGAGTGACCCAAGCAAAAGCAACACTGAGcccaaaaaatcaaacccacCAAAGGACCCTGTGTGTCCAGGAATGCAGAAGGATGCTGGGGGTGTTATCACACACCTCCTCCAACGGGAAGGAAGAGCATCACTAAATAGTCTAAGCTGAGAAGAGTCCAACGAGCCAGCCACAGACTTGGATTCCCAATCACACAgcacctgctcctgctcagagaGAGAAGTTTGGTGCCACATGAAGCCCAGCAAGGCTCAAGGTGGCTTAGGGGTACTGGTAGCCAGTACCACACCCCCgtctgtgctgtgcagacagGATGGAGTCTCCTCCTTCCTTACACAAACTTGGGATCTCCTTTCAGccattgctctttttttttttttttttttttttttttgtattgattttttaaaaggggGCACTGCGGCTTTAAAGAGCTTCCCAGACTTGCCTTTGTGACCGGAGGAGAGGGTGGGGTGGTGGCGGAGGTGGGGACCCAGAAGAATGAAATAAAGAGGAGTACAacaaaaagaagttaaaagtgTGAGTGACAAGTTTTCGGCAACAGGCTTCAGCCCCTGTGGGGTCGTTTGGGCGAAGAATGGCTACAAATGAACAAATGAGCTGGATTTTCATGCTTGGTGGACGGTGAATGAATAAGCATCTTTTAAAACCCTATCAGGAACTCTTTGGATTGTCATTATAGCTGAGAGGAGGGGGGGAAAGGCAGACTTTTGAAGGCAGATCATGTGAAAGAGTCCCGATTCTTCGCCTTTTCTCTGCCGGCGAGCACGGCTACACCGAAACGTGCGGGCAGTGCGGCCGCAGCCGAGCATCCTGCCCTGGCCCGGCACAGGAGCGCTGCTGGGGGACACTGCCGTGCCCCCTGCACTCTGGAGGAGGTGAgaggggctctgctctgcttgcaggaGCCCCCGCTGGCTCCTGGTGCCGCGGAGGGGACAGGCAGCGGTTcgcagcctcctcctcctcggaaCCTGACTGCAGTGTCAGAGGCAGACAATGTGAGAGGGCAGGAAGCGACTCACTTAAAGCCTTATTTAGAGCACGGAGTGGAGGCCTGAGGTCAAAGGAATTGCCCTGGGATTATGGGGATCACCTTCATTTTCTTGCCAGCCCTCAGACACGAGGGAGACGAGCAGGAGCAAAGGAGGAGGGGGGTGAGGCTGTTGCTGAGGAAAGGACATGGGTGTTTCCCCTTCCCTGGCCCTGACAATGAGCCTGGCCTCTCTGAACCACGCAAATAATTTATAGCCTCTGTTTTCAGCTGTTTGTTGTCCTCAACCCCCCCATTTTAACCTTGACTAGAACAGAGCATTGGTGGGACAGCCGTAGGAGACTCCACAGCCAGAGTTTGCTGAACACCTGTAAAGGCAGAGCTCAACAGccacagaggagagggaagactCAGAGCGAGCCAGGTATAAAATCTCcttatttctgtaataaatgATAACGTCACGTactcaaaaaaatcacagagctgtggaattgtcaaggttggaaaagacctttaaaatcacGAAGGCCAAGTGATGTTTCGACTGTCTTGTCTAAACAGAAGGAGACATAAAACTGAATATTGAGGGCACGGAAACATCAGGTTGCAGCGAAGCATTCCTCCCCtggctgcagaaataaaagctgagtTCACCTGCCGTGGGATTTCACCAAGCAAACGTGTCGGGGCCCGGGTTAAGTTGGTTTTCATCCTGTCGCCTGCGACTATGTGAGGGCACAAGCCCGTGCCTCTGAAACGGCCGCGGTCCCTGCAGCCACCTGTTTCTCCCACATCAAAAAGTCCGGAGGCCATTACAGCAGCCGTGCTTATAAAAGCCGGGCACTGGCGCTGGGACAGCCCCGTCAAGAGAAATGAGACCATCATGCACTAAACATAGAGAAAAGATAAATGGAAAAGGACTCTTTCAGTCTTCATTATCAAGTTTCCATGGGTTTGCCAAAACCATAGCAACCGGTTCAAGCAATGATTAACCTAATAATGTGGaggcaaaggggaaaaaaaacgcATTCAAGCCCCTAAAGAAGTCACTAGTTCTCTAAAGGTAGTAAATCTGCACCCCCTCATCCACCCCCACCTACAGCCCCACGGCTGGAAGACCAGAAGCATCCTAAGTCTCCAGAGCaagagggggaagaaaataataaaaataaaaaggcaatgCAGTAAAACCCACTACGGTGGCCCCTTTCTGAAAatacagcagcacagacatctTTGTGAACTTCTGTAATACCTGCACTTCACTGGACTGCTGTGCCCTTCTTGCTCCTTTTCTTGCCCGTACCCACCCTGAGCTCTCTTTTGCCATTTGTTTTTGCAAGAACGCTGCTTTTGGGGGTGAGTGTGTTGTGATCCTCCTCGGTCCCACGGTACACGCAGATAGGGAGGGCAATGCGATACCCCCTGTAGGGAGATACCGGAGTGGAGCTGCACTAGCGGGGAAAACATTAAATGATTTTATCACCCAAATAATGACAGTGTTTCGCCTGTGGCCACACACAGAGGCCTTGGAGCACTTTGCAGACTGTTAGAGTAGGAAAACAATACACAATTCAGCCAGGAACggggggaaggggcaggaatACTATTAGGTCTTTCATTCTGCCTATCTGATCTACGACACAGATAGATCACGTTCAGGACTATAAGAGTACACACAAAGATAGGCGCACACGGCCGTTTCCAAGTCCTCAGCCTTGCTCCATGGCCTGTGTTTCTCCAGAAATGCGGGTGTTTCTTCTCAAAGCAGCGAATAGGCAAAGGAGAGGGGCTCTGCATAGATGGGCAGGTCGCAGGAGACAGCAGAAAGTGCAGATCTCCAAAAAAAAGCTCAGGTAGAAAGTGAGATCTGCTCACATTGCTCGTCAACACTGACACCGTGTGCCTttgctcccctctcccaggtGTGTGGGACACCTGCGGCTCCTGTCCTTGGGACAGTTTATTGAGCGAGGCTGCATCAAGTGCACGAGAAAGAGATCGCTGCTTCTCCAAAACCCACCCAGCCCCGTGTGTTTCCTGAGCTGCGGAGTGCTGGTTAGACCCAGAGCCCTGAATGGACAGCACCCCGGCAACTCCCGGCAGACACACTTCGGGAGGGGCTCCTCATCACCCCGTGTGGGCTCGGGCGGACCCGAAGGGCTCGGGGAGAACCCGGTCGGCCTTCAGCACCATGGCCAGAGCCCGcgggatggggacggggatggggcCGGGGCTGAGCCGAGCATCGCTCCGCACCCACCggcaccagccctgcccaaaCCGCTGGGTCTGCCCCACTCCAGCCCGCCCCAGGGCCCCTGGATGGCGcagaaaggggaaggaaggggctCCCCAGGGTTGCCTCCCCATCGAGGGGACGGGGGTGGCGAAGAGCCGAGTCAAGGAGCCCGGGTTGCCGTACCCGGTCAGGTTCCGCTCTCGCCTCTTTCGCTGCGGTGCGGGAAGGGGAGGCTGTTGCGGAGGGGGGGGCAGAGATGTTTGTGCGTGCAGCTTTGTTTCCAGTAACCAAATTTCTTTTGTTCTACAAATTGCCTCAATAGCGTCTCTTTGCTGCGGGCAAACGGGCTCAGCGGAGAACAATTAGCATCACAATGGGCTTTTGGCCTCGCGGGCCGCTTTGTCtagcggcggccgccccgccggggcAGCGCGGAGCGGGGAGGCGGCCTGGCCGTAAATCTACCAGCTACAAATTGAGTCCCGGCAGGAGAGGGCCGGGAAGGGCTTACGGAATTCATGAGGGTTCTCTTCTCACCATGGCAAGGGAAATGgtccctttcccatcccctgtgCCTGACTCTCCCCCTCGCCCCGCTCAGGGCTTCAGGTTCTGGAGGCTATCCCCGGCTAAACTCACCCCGGGGAGGATGGGGTCGGCGTGAGGCCACCAACGCCGCGGGCACGTCCTTAAAACAGCCCCGCAGCTGGGCACGCCTCACCTGGACACGGCGGGACTCAGCTCTGGGAAAAGGCACCTGCAGACAGAGGCTGGTTTTAAATCCGAGCGTGGGCCTCGACGGACACACCCCGGCGTGAGCACAGGCAGGGGCAGGACCCTGCAAGGTCGGGACGCCGCAAGGGAGCGACCCCGCACCGGGCACACCGCACACGGGCCCCGAGGGAGCCCCCGCGGCGCCGGCCCTGCCCTCCCGGCAATTTTGAAACTCGCGGGGATCCCCTCGGTGATAAAAACACGGCGTCGCATACGACGAGGTCTGGCCGCGACAcgctttattttccctcttcttttttcttcaaaaaacccaaaatatagCTGGCGCCTACAGAcagctggagcacctctgctaaAAATACTCTTATatacaaaatacatatttgttACGAAATATAATCAATAAATACCGATAGCGacaaattaatataatttaccGTCGACGAGTACAAAACCATGATTTGTTTTTGTCCGCCCGCTTTCCAGCCGAGCGGGACGGGACGGGAGGGAGCGGGGCTCCCACCGCCCCCCGGCGCTCAGCGCGGGGAgtccccgctccgccccgccggCTCCTCCAAGGCCACAAGCGGGGGAACACTGGCCGGGCAGCGGGCTCAGAGGAAGGCGGGGAAGGCAGCGGGGCCGCGGCGCAGGGCGGCGGgtggcggggccgcggggcagGGCGAGTCCCAGGGCCCGGGGGAGGCGgtggcggggggcggcggcggcgcggggggctCGGGCAGGTTCTGCTCGGCCAGGCGGAGGCTCTGTGTGAGCGCCCAGATGTAGTTGTGGGCGAAGCGGAGCGTCTCGATCTTGGTGAGCTTGGCGTCGTCGGGGAAGGTGGGCAGGACGCTGCGGAGCGCGTCCAGGGCGGAGTTGAGGTGGTGCATGCGGTTTCTCTCCCGGTCGTTTGCCTTCATGCGCCGGCTCCTCTTCTGCTTGCTGAGCAAGCCCTCGTTCCGCGCcttgccgcggccccgccgcgcctTCCCCTTCCTGCGGGCCGCCGTGTCCCGCGGGGCCAGGGCCGTGCGGGCCGGCGAGCCGCCCCGACTGCCCGCGGAGTCCCCGCCGGCCGCCGAGGAGGGGTCCTCGGCGCCCCCGAAATACGGCTGTCCTTCGTCCGGCGAGCGGTCGCTCTGCGGGGCCATCCTGAGAAGCCAACCCCGCGCCGGCCGGCCCGGTAGCGCCCTGTCCCCCGCGGCTGAGTCTGCTGAGCTCGGCAGAGGCTGCGGGGTACAAGAGCCGCTCTGGCTGCGCGCTCCGCGCCGCTCCCTGCGGTCCCTGGAGCGCGGGCAGGAGAGGTTTGTGCCGCCGGCACACGACTGCGGTTAAGCCCCTATATATAGGACCGGCAGACAATGGGGATTTCCCAGCCGGGCGGCGTGTGCGCCCCCCCGCCCGCACCCACCCCTTGGCACGCTTTTATCTTATCAGCCCGACGGGAGCGTGCcggccccggcaccgcccgctgccccggccccgccacgCGAGACCCCGCCGGCTTCCACGCCGGGAGCCCCCGCCCCTGCCCGCCAGCCCTCCCCGCGACGGGACCCCCGGGCCGAGCCTCCGACCCCCGAGGCGGGGCTGAGCCGCTCTCCGGGGCCCCACCGGGGTGCAGCGGGGGTTGGGGCGGGGTGCAGGGGcccagaggtgacagagggTTTCCCAGCGCTCGGCTGCGTAACGCGGGGAAGCGCCGGGCCCCGGAGTGGCCGGAGACGCCAGTGTCTCCTCCGGTGCCAGGCGTGAGGGTCCAGCGGGCACCGCTCCGGCTCCGCTCCCCTCGGCGCAGCCACAACCGCTTCCCGCTGCCCCGGCGCCGCGGGGCACTCCCGGCACCTTCCCTCCGATCCCTTCTTCTCGCCCCTGCAGCGCCGGGAACatccccgcgccccccgcgcaCCGACCGGCGGAGCCGCGGGCGCTGCGCTGCGGGCGGCGAGCGCCAGCCCCGGAGGGGACGGGACGCCGTTCTCCAGCCCCCACACGCGTAGTGACTTTGCCCCCACAAGGGAAACATAGGCCGGATCTCGAGGGGGGAAGAGCCCTCCCAAGGCCCGAGGccacccccgccccgccggTCCGGCGCTGGGCCCGGGGGCAGCCGCGCTGCCGCCAGAGCTCGGTGCGCAAAACTCGGTGCCGGGGACTTTTGCGCACAGGTTTCGGCGGGCGGCGGGGAGCGCCCCGGGCCTGGGGCTTCTTTCCCCGGCGGAGGGCGAGGGATCGGCAGAAGTGGGGCCGGGTTCCCCTCTCACGGCACGACGCCCCCGGCGGTGCGGGCAGGGCCGCCGGGAGGGCGCAGCCCTGGCGGGGCGGGAGTCCCCCCTCTCCCTCACCAAAGCGGCGCGGCGGATCCCGGTCGGGGATCCCCGCGCCGGGAACGGCCGGAGCGGCCCCGCTGGGCCTTGGCGGGGCGTGGggcagctccccctgcccggcCGGGTCCCCGGGCCCACGGAGCGGCCCCAGCCGGGGCGATGCGCGGCGGTGTGGGGCTGTGCGCGCTGCCTCTCCAGGAGCGCGGTGCGGCGGGCGGACAGCCCCGCCGGGAGGGCGGGGGAAGCTGCCGAGGGGGGCCGGCCACCGCGGCGGCTCGGGCGCCCCTTCTCGAGGGGCGGCTCGGAGGGCAGCGGAGGATGAATAGGAAGGGCCCGGcggggttgggggttttttttttgtgcctgtgcAATTGGATGACAAAAAAATCTGGCGAGCGAGTTTCCAAGCCTCAGACTGCCCACTTCAAACGTCCTTCAAACAAAagctgaagaggaaaagaaagcccCACCTGGTACCGCTGTTtgctaaaataataataaatagatttcgtttaataaataattacaaGAGATTGTAAAGTGGAGTACTTTGGGAAGCATTAAtcatggggctgggggcagacATCACCTGCTGGCAAACAAGACAACTTTATTGTTAAATCACCTTCCCACTGCCACTTTCCGATAACTCCCTCCCGTCGCCACAAAGCCCGGCCGGGGATGTTTACTCATAGTTAGCATAACAAGCACCATATTACCACGAACGTGATAAAAACCCGCGGGGGCACCGCTGCGGGCTCCCGCTCGCACCTGGCCGGGCCGCCCGGTGCGGAGCTGGCACCCAACGGCCCTTCCAGGAGGGGCCCTGCTGCCGTTTACATTGGCCTGGTTTATGCTGCTTTATAACAGCTTTACTGCAATCCCTATCTCCCGGTCCTATTTGTcttattttattgaaaacatATGGTAACCAGAGCGGCCCCGGCGCATCCCTCGCCTGCCAGGCGTCGGGAACGTTTGGCGAGCCGGGGCACAGCCGCAACCCGTCCGCCCGCCCGCCGGGGGCTGTTtgctggcagaggggagggCAGATAAGGCCGGACCCGCTCTCGGTCCTGGGGCTGACCCCAGGGTCCGGGGGCCGCCggccgctccgcgcccgccccCCAGCCCGAGGCCGCCGGTGCGCTCCGGTGAtgcggcggcagcggcgagcGCACGGCGGAGGCACCTGGCCCgtccttccccctctccccgcGGTCGGGCTGCTCAGGAGGAACCGTGATTTGCGCTGCCATATGTCGGGCGGGTCGgcggagcagctgctgccccggCCCTACCTACCCCGCTCATAATACCTGGGAGCCGCAGCCCCGCGTCCCCCTTTGAGAGggcagcgcggcggggccgggcccgcgcCGCTGTTTTTGTGACTTTATTGTGGCGCCCAACAGATGCACGCcggcccctcctgcccctcgcCCCGGTGCGAGCGCGCTGCTCGGGACACAAGGAGCACAGATGCCAGGCGCAAGGTGCACCAGATGCCCCCCTTTGTGAATTCAAACAATatttctcccttcctccccccgCTCCCTCCTTTTCCTACAAGAGTGGGAGAAGAAGGGGCGCAAAAAGAAACTTATAGATATATATGAAACAAGCAAAGTGGAGAGGAAAGGCGAGAGGCGGCCGGAGCGCGTCCCCCGGAGCCGCCCGACGGAGCGCACGGGCGGGCGCAGCGGCGCGGCCCCGGGGACGGAATCGCCCacgggcagggagcaggaatgCCCGCCGGGACGGAAGGAGCCGCCTCGAGAAGTCGCTCAGTACCTCCTGAGCACCGACCTGGACACAACAGAGCGCGGTGTGTGCGTGAAATGGGCAGCAGAGGGGTGGAAACTCCAGAGCGAGCCGGTATGACCAGTCCTCAGCACCTGTTACCACGCATGAGTGTCCCTCGAGGCCATGAaaatgctccaagggctgggaGAACCACTGCTAGGAGACAACCCaagagagctgggggtgttcagccaggagaagggagggctccagggagacctgaGAGTCCCTTCCAGTGTCTGAAGGGGCTCCgagagggctggggagggaattgGGACAAGGGCAGGggtgacaggacacaggaaatGGCTTCACGCTAACAAAGAGCAGGTTTAGAcgggatattgggaaggaattcctcacCGTTAGGGAGCGAggacctggcacagggtgcccagagaagctgaggctgccccatccctggaaatgtccaaggccaagttggagcgggcttggagcaacctagGGTTGTaggtggcatccctgcccatggcggTGGGGAGtggagctagatgatctttatTATTCCTTCAATCTAAatcattctgtaattctataaTTCAGtgcagaaaggagaaataagCCCTGGGATAAGGGATGCTGTCACTTCACCAGAAGAGGAGAAGCCCTGATAGAAAGCCCAAGAGTTTTCAGTGTGCAATCCCACTCTACAATAAACCTCTCTCCATCACTATGTGCCTTCAAAacaggcaggcaggagatggCTTCAGAAGGCTGCAAAAGCAGACAGCTGTTCTGAGACATTCTGGATCAGAATGCAACAATCttaagcacagaaaacaaacacgTGGATTGTCTCTGGataggagagaggaaaggaaaataaataccatggagaggaaaggagggaacAAATGCCAAGTCCACAGGGGTCAGTTGGGTGCTGGTCTGTGCTGCCTTCAGGTAGGTCCTGTGAAAGCTGTTACCTTAAAGTATTTATTCACCCATCCAAGCACCTAGCCAGGCAGAGAAGGATGGTCCTCACATCTCTGGGAGCCACTCTCCTgttgttcccagctctgccaggtttGTTCCCTTCCCTATTTGTGGTGAATGGCTCTTTGCCCCAGCCTGTCTCACCTGccagacaaaaaaaaggtttctcctccaccctgctgccagcctgggcagaCAGGGTAGGTTGCACATCTCCCTCACCTGGGTTTTCCAAGCTCTTTGAGCTTCACACCAAGTTTCTGGTGAGCTCTGGCAGAATCCAGCAGCAGCCCTCAGGCTTCACCAGCTGGCAGTGGTCAGTTCACCAGCCACCAGCCGGGCAACACCTGGGGCTTCAGTATCCATTTGCATCAACTCTCCTTTGTATTAGCTCTGTATTATCAGCAAATAATTACAGATCGTGGATATGCTGAGCTCAGACTGCCACCTTCCTGACCAGCCCTTCATTCCTGTAGGGATAAAAACACGACTTCTGGCACTTTGGTGCCTGATGGGGTTAGAAGCACAGCAAACTGGTCCTATGGGCTCTCTCTGAAACTCCTCACTCCCCAGCTGCCCATCAAACAGACAGACGGTCCTGAATTGCCTCCAAAACTAATTAAAGATGTGCTTTCCTCTCTTGATTTGGAGGTCAGACTTTGAACACATCAGAATCCACCAGAGCTGGCTTTTGAGAAGCAAAAAAGTTGCTAAAAACCAGGAGTTTGGAAGGAAATACCCTGTCCAATCTGGAAAAAAGGGCAGAGGCACCCTGATGGACTCACACACCTCTCACCCCTCTACAGAGCTTCATCAAAGCCCTTAACAAGAGGGTAAGATGGGGGCGGGCTTTAACCCCTTCTTTGCCAACTGAATTAGGTGCCACCACGGAGAGATATGCCCAGTGTGGTGCAGGTGTCACTACTCAAGTGCCAGGAGGGATGAGACTCAAACTTGTGGGTATTTTCCCACTGGCCTCGCCGGTTCATGATCCTCCCATCGCTGTTCTTGGCTGAGCCATCCACATGTGGCACCCCACAGTGCCGTGATGATTTGCCACAGGGATTAATGCACTTGTAGCCCACACACCAATCCAAGCCCTGCAACACCCCCACTCCCTGTgcatgtccccatcccctccctgacctgccctgtgccagctcagtcTCTTCCCATCTCCTCCCTTCTTTCAGTCTCATCAtcccttcctctgctccagttTTGCCAttcccctgctcccttccccacATCTTTGCATCCCTCTCCTGGTCCATCCTGcactggtgtccctgtggggcAGGCAATGCCCCATGGCAACTTTCCCCAGCcattcctgcccagctgcacaCACCCTATGCCAGCACCCCTTTCCCAACCCTCCATCCAGCACTGGGCTCCATCTGTCAAATTCCTACCCTTtgatttggagccttctcctgccctgcacttCCGCAGTGCTGAGTAGAACACGATTTTATAACCAGATGGGACCATCTGCTTCTCCAAGTCCAGGTGTATAATGAAACTGGGGCACTCacaagcagcacagcccctcctgccagcccctgccagcacctctgTAGAGCTGAacacccagcctggctcctgtaTCTCAATAAAAAATCTTGTatttgcaacttttttttttttaaatcaatatattttcacaaaattgcAGTTATAATCCAGTTGtttgcagcccagccctgcaagaCAAGTCACCACCAGCCTCTGTGTGTGATTTTGGTGAGCCACAATTTAAATTCATGCCAACGGGTTGCAGCGGGAGAAAGGCAATGATCTCAAGGCAGGTAACAGCAGGGAGACCTCGAAGCACTCGCCACCTGCGTGCAGCCAGAGCATTGTC
The window above is part of the Catharus ustulatus isolate bCatUst1 chromosome 8, bCatUst1.pri.v2, whole genome shotgun sequence genome. Proteins encoded here:
- the NEUROG3 gene encoding neurogenin-3; the protein is MAPQSDRSPDEGQPYFGGAEDPSSAAGGDSAGSRGGSPARTALAPRDTAARRKGKARRGRGKARNEGLLSKQKRSRRMKANDRERNRMHHLNSALDALRSVLPTFPDDAKLTKIETLRFAHNYIWALTQSLRLAEQNLPEPPAPPPPPATASPGPWDSPCPAAPPPAALRRGPAAFPAFL